The DNA sequence GCCATTAGATGCTTTGTAAACTCTCTAATGAAAATATAATTACCAATTACAAATAACACATCACCGGCTTCCAGTAAAGTAGAGTCTATCGGATTAAAATAAAAGTGCTTTGTATCTTTTTTGTATACACCGAGTAAAACAACTCTAAATTCAATATTGTCCAGCTCAGAAACCTGAGAGATATTTTCTACAATCCTTTGTGTAATTGTAATCTCTTCAATTTTAATATTAGACTCTTCCGCTCGCAAGGCATGAATAACTTCAAAAGCAACAGGTTGACCGACATACTCTCTAGCTACAAGTCCTACAAACTCTTTATCATCTAAAATCTCATCAACACCTGAAAATACAAGTTTACTTTTATTTGAACTATTCATAAGTAAAGACATAATTTTTACATTTTTATCGATAGAACGGACCGTTAGTGCCGTATATACATTATAAACATCATCTTCTTTGAGACATAAAACAGCCTTTACCTGAGTAGAGAGATTGATATTGAGCTTTTTGTAACTGTCTACATTTCCAGGATTATAATTCAGAGCCTGAAGCCCATTCCTTTTTGCTTCTTCAATTTTTTCAGCCGATTCATCCAAAACAACTACGCTAAACTTTGAATTAACTAATTTTTTTGCAACCTCTTTAGCTATGTTCTCGTAACCGCAGATAATATATGTATCTTTCTCTTTAGATACATCTTGAATAATTTTTGCTTCTTTAATATCTTCTAGTTTTTCCGTAAAAGCAGAAACAAATAAAGATGTTGTAAATGCTAAAACGGAGATTCCGGAAAGAATTACGATAACGGCTACAAACTGCCCTTCGGGAGAAACTGCTACTACATCTCCGTACCCTACGGTAGATATAGTCACGATAGACCAATAAAATGCTTCATAAAGAGTATTAATTCGAGATTCTGGGTTATTTGCTTCCATCACATAAATTAAAACAGAAGCTACGAAAATAACGATGGCTGCAAACATCGCCAAAGTGATAAATTCAAACCTTTTTGTTGCTAAAACAGATGCGAAAGTACTGAAACTTTTTGCGTACCTGAAGATCTTAAAAACCCTGAAAAGTACAAACACACGTAAAAGTCTAAGTTCATGGAAAAACGGCATAATAGCCAGAAGATCTATAATCGCTTTTATAGAGAGGACATATTCCAGTTTATCTTTAAAAACTTGACGTACTACATATAGTAAATCAAAATCTCTGTCTAAAAGGTCACTGTATTCATCTTGACGGATAATAACTTGAGAAATGCTGCTATGAACCCATAGTCTTAGGATGTACTCTATAAAAAATATGAAAGAGATGATATATGCATTAAAAATATTCAAAAAATTATGAACATCTTGTTTTACTTCATATATCAAGATAGAAACACTTGAAAAGATGAGAAGCATCATAAAAATATCGAAATATTTTTTATAACGGTAATCGTCATTTTCAAGTAAATTATAAAAGAATCGTCTTTGTTTCTGGTATG is a window from the Sulfurimonas sp. C5 genome containing:
- a CDS encoding ion transporter, with product MKTLNRLLVNFAYYLNSSDSYQKQRRFFYNLLENDDYRYKKYFDIFMMLLIFSSVSILIYEVKQDVHNFLNIFNAYIISFIFFIEYILRLWVHSSISQVIIRQDEYSDLLDRDFDLLYVVRQVFKDKLEYVLSIKAIIDLLAIMPFFHELRLLRVFVLFRVFKIFRYAKSFSTFASVLATKRFEFITLAMFAAIVIFVASVLIYVMEANNPESRINTLYEAFYWSIVTISTVGYGDVVAVSPEGQFVAVIVILSGISVLAFTTSLFVSAFTEKLEDIKEAKIIQDVSKEKDTYIICGYENIAKEVAKKLVNSKFSVVVLDESAEKIEEAKRNGLQALNYNPGNVDSYKKLNINLSTQVKAVLCLKEDDVYNVYTALTVRSIDKNVKIMSLLMNSSNKSKLVFSGVDEILDDKEFVGLVAREYVGQPVAFEVIHALRAEESNIKIEEITITQRIVENISQVSELDNIEFRVVLLGVYKKDTKHFYFNPIDSTLLEAGDVLFVIGNYIFIREFTKHLMAKSSKKDFDGK